The following proteins come from a genomic window of Montipora capricornis isolate CH-2021 chromosome 9, ASM3666992v2, whole genome shotgun sequence:
- the LOC138015534 gene encoding uncharacterized protein, with translation MLHNNLFLLSSFLLVFGLVRALDCGSNSQDPAYEPFPKNVTPPQFHTRMEVTLSHRNETYFVNEMFDAEKERGAFTLLANGYDWESHWDKSENEIDYVYLDQCRSYNWTQQGFDRYRCRFPPNESSLKLIGDACSATVVLDLVYKNQTKNARYLGQKIVRNIPVKGWRLCKEDTAMDYWFSVQGWTHTSGNTSVPVVVEARPQNASNLTGGIIHSYSFIDFYFVDPEFRVQREMWCWGAVYAPPLPKLPRRFDVNLEYLYTDSGRIWASREYYDLDKHHYRVDYDRHSSATKEAGSRSRILDFKTNSSTIYDRQTGSCKDEGYITTKPMLLEKDDFYMIYVPFGKLTLFEDPDATPFYQGRASTRGIKCDVWQQIRINWPEKTMEKTIWRWYFTRVNWTQNLEVQPVPVKLTIEGNITINATAKIEYELNLNFYSFESRYPAKSAFDLSTLCNKKPAPTPEKSSLSSGAVTGVAIACIVVGLLLGALVVYVVFRRIVLARMGPPPQKFP, from the exons ATGTTGCACAACAACTTGTTCCTTCTTTCGAGCTTCCTTTTGGTTTTTGGGCTCGTACGAGCTCTGGACTGCGGCAGTAATTCACAGGATCCAGCGTACGAGCCGTTTCCGAAGAATGTGACACCGCCTCAGTTCCACACGCGTATGGAAGTCACCTTAAGTCACAGAAACGAGACATACTTCGTAAACGAGATGTTCGATGCCGAAAAAGAACGAGGAGCATTTACTCTGTTGGCGAATGGCTATGACTGGGAATCGCACTGGGACAAATCGGAAAACGAGATCGATTACGTTTATCTCGACCAATGCAGGAGTTACAACTG GACACAACAAGGCTTTGATCGGTACAGGTGCCGCTTTCCTCCAAATGAGAGCTCGCTAAAGTTGATTGGCGACGCTTGCAGTGCTACGGTGGTTTTGGATCTCGTGTACAAAAACCAAACGAAAAATGCAAGGTATCTTGGCCAGAAAATTGTGCGCAACATACCAGTCAAAGGATGGAGGCTATGCAAAGAAGACACTGCAATGGACTACTG GTTCTCTGTTCAAGGCTGGACGCACACTTCTGGCAACACCTCCGTTCCTGTCGTCGTGGAAGCGAGGCCACAGAACGCTTCTAACCTTACGGGAGGAATAATTCATTCCTACTCTTTCATTGATTTTTACTTTGTCGACCCCGAGTTCCGAGTTCAAAGGGAAATGTGGTGCTGGGGGGCGGTTTACGCCCCACCCTTGCCTAAACTTCCCCGACGGTTTGATGTCAACTTGGAGTATCTGTATACGGACTCTGGGCGCATATGGGCAAGTCGG GAGTATTATGACCTGGACAAACATCACTACAGAGTGGATTATGATCGCCATTCGAGCGCAACTAAAGAAGCTGGGTCGAGATCCCGTATCCTGGACTTCAAAACGAATAGTAGTACCATTTATGACAGACAAACAG GTAGCTGCAAGGACGAAGGATACATAACCACAAAGCCAATGCTGCTGGAAAAAGATGACTTTTACATGATCTATGTACCGTTTGGTAAACTGACCTTGTTTGAGGATCCCGATGCGACACCGTTTTACCAGGGGAGGGCATCGACTAGAGGAATCAAATGCGACGTGTGGCAGCAGATACGCATTAACTGGCCGGAAAAGACCATGGAAAAAACAATATGGCGATGGTACTTCACTCGAGTAAACTGGACACAGAACCTAGAAGTTCAACCG GTCCCGGTCAAACTTACAATCGAAGGGAACATAACGATTAACGCCACTGCGAAAATTGAATACGAACTAAACCTCAACTTCTACTCGTTCGAAAGCCGTTACCCGGCCAAAAGTGCATTCGACTTGTCAACTCTCTGCAACAAGAAGCCAGCACCCACTCCAGAAAAGAGTAGTTTATCCTCAGGAGCAGTTACTGGGGTAGCCATTGCGTGCATTGTGGTAGGGTTGTTGCTTGGGGCTTTAGTAGTGTACGTTGTCTTCAGAAGAATAGTTCTCGCTAGAATGGGGCCTCCTCCTCAAAAGTTTCCATAG